From a region of the Arvicanthis niloticus isolate mArvNil1 chromosome 6, mArvNil1.pat.X, whole genome shotgun sequence genome:
- the Spdl1 gene encoding protein Spindly codes for MEADITVLRKKLKECEDERLKAAQYGLQLLERQTELQSQLDKCHEEMMATAENYNQEKYALQREVELKSRMLESLSCECEALKQQQKTQLEQLEMQLHRRHRQQVNDLENKLENLKVELDEARLSEKQLKQKLDHQGELLSHKSEELRLLSEQRVLNSVSSELLALQTELTEMEGVKNALQEEVNELQYKQEQLECLNTSLVHQVDRLKEDKEEREREAVSYYNALEKVRIENQDLQVQLGHALQQAADPNSKGNSLFAEVEDRRVAMERQLNLMKDKYQSMKKQNAFTRDQMNKMKLQISTLLRMRGSQTEFEQQERLFAMVEQKNGEIKHLLGEISKLEKFKNVCGSMESKPSTSDSAHTPEDSTYYADLLQLKLDRLNKENESIKGELSIQRMKALLESQRALDLERKLFANERHLQLSESENMKLRARVDELKLKYEPEEKIEVPVLKKRREVLPFDITTPEETAAASATGEEVSRLPLQREEEPCLNNLKDNAVQWKQPASSCMQPASSCTQPASLSPHKSLHLDTQPKKEKCVKLVDNPANTEALHEQSENTPSSPRLTAESKLPTKVKERKETTSKLGKGACKISHSIMYVSSKSTPETQCPQQ; via the exons atggaggcagatatcaCAGTTCTTCGAAAAAAGCTCAAAGAGTGTGAAGACGAGCGGCTGAAAGCTGCACAGTATGGCCTACAGCTACTGGAGAGGCAGACGGAATTGCAGAGTCAATTGGATAAATGCCATGAAGAAATGATGGCCACAGCCGAG AATTATAACCAAGAGAAGTATGCCCTTCAAAGAGAAGTAGAGCTCAAGAGTCGGATGCTGGAAAGTCTGAGCTGTGAGTGTGAAGCCctgaaacagcaacagaaaacgcAGCTGGAGCAGTTAGAAATGCAGCTCCACAGACGCCACAGGCAGCAAGTGAATGACCTGGAAAACAAG TTAGAAAATCTGAAAGTGGAATTAGATGAAGCAAGGCTTAGTGAAaagcagctgaagcagaagctggATCACCAGGGGGAACTTCTCTCCCACAAGTCAGAAGAACTCCGGCTACTGTCTGAGCAGCGAGTACTCAATAGCGTGTCTTCGGAGCTGCTGGCCCTTCAGACTGAGCTAACTGAAATGGAAGGTGTGAAG AATGCCCTCCAAGAAGAGGTGAATGAACTGCAGTACAAGCAAGAGCAGCTGGAATGTCTCAACACTTCCTTAGTGCACCAGGTCGACCGGCTtaaagaagacaaagaggagcGAGAGAGGGAAGCGGTCTCCTACTATAATGCCCTGGAG AAAGTGCGCATAGAAAATCAGGATCTTCAGGTGCAGCTGGGTCACGCACTCCAGCAGGCGGCGGACCCCAACAGCAAAGGAAACTCTCTGTTTGCAGAG GTGGAGGATCGAAGGGTGGCCATGGAACGCCAGCTCAACTTGATGAAAGACAAATATCAGTCAATGAAGAAGCAAAATGCATTCACCAGAGATCAGATGAACAAGATGAAG ttacaaATCTCCACATTGCTGAGGATGAGGGGATCACAAACAGAATTTGAGCAGCAGGAACGGTTGTTTGCCATGGTAGAACAGAAGAATGGTGAAATAAAACACCTTTTAGGGGAAATTAGTAAACTGGAGAAATTTAAG AACGTCTGCGGCAGTATGGAATCTAAGCCTTCCACCTCAGACAGCGCTCATACTCCTGAAGACAGCACCTATTACGCAGACTTACTTCAGCTGAAGCTTGATAGACTAAA caaagaaaatgaaagcataaaGGGTGAGCTGTCCATCCAGAGGATGAAGGCGTTACTTGAGAGCCAGCGGGCCCTGGATCTTGAGCGGAAATTGTTTGCAAACGAAAGACACCTACAGCTCTCAGAAAGTGAGAACATGAAGCTGAGAGCTAGGGTCGATGAGCTGAAGCTGAAGTATGAACCCGAAG AGAAAATTGAAGTACCTGTACTCAAAAAGAGACGTGAGGTGCTGCCATTTGATATAACCACCCCAGAAGAAACAGCTGCTGCCAGTGCCACTGGGGAAGAAGTTTCTAGACTCCCACTTCAGAGGGAGGAGGAGCCCTGTCTTAATAACTTAAAAGATAACGCTGTGCAGTGGAAACAGCCAGCCTCTTCATGCATGCAGCCAGCCTCTTCATGCACACAGCCAGCCAGCCTCTCTCCTCATAAGAGCCTGCATCTGGATACACAGCCTAAGAAGGAGAAGTGTGTGAAGCTTGTGGATAATCCAGCCAACACTGAGGCCTTACATGAACAAAGTGAGAACACCCCCAGTTCTCCCAG GTTGACTGCAGAATCAAAGCTTCCAACAAAagtgaaggaaaggaaagaaactacaAGCAAATTGGGAAAAGGAGCTTGTAAGATATCACACAGCATCATGTATGTGTCCTCAAAGTCAACCCCAGAGACGCAGTGTCCACAGCAGTAG